The Chryseolinea soli genome contains a region encoding:
- a CDS encoding RagB/SusD family nutrient uptake outer membrane protein: MKPIKILYLVAAFLICNSCNNLDLKPLDKLTADAYYKTAAEFDGAMFAAYSSIQDFWGTSTETLGESGEFWKITDVVTDDVRAQPDADNISKDADNLNIRASDKPFAAIYTQLYEGIYRANTVLEHIDLENDLTADEKKLYTSEAKFLRAFFHFEALKLFGTPPIVTKTFKDLTQLSVPNATKDQLFAQILGDFNDAFANLPEVWGDENTGRATKWAAMAYIGKVNIWKGDMPAAITAFEDVINNGVGHAGKYGLIDTDDPAKDLEDVFAFDNENNKESIFEVQFGGPHSDDNVWVFDDTHSESFKASQGTGRSMYWDAGNYTAAETAPGGKNGWWVPTQDLVDQFETGDARLNAFIYQDGDTYYIWNSGVESLPYDPQWSETGYVVKKYAGQRNSVGGDFSGNNQGNFNNERTFRFAELKLLYAEALLAQGRAAEATTQINDIRDRAGLAPLGGVATLADLQHEKRVELCFEGHRWYDLVRWGLGPTIFPTDWDDKYVVYPFPQSEIDRTRGTAGEIKQNPNY; this comes from the coding sequence ATGAAACCAATTAAAATACTATACCTGGTGGCGGCTTTCCTGATTTGTAACTCCTGTAACAATCTGGACTTAAAGCCCCTCGACAAATTGACGGCCGATGCGTATTACAAGACGGCGGCCGAGTTTGATGGTGCCATGTTTGCTGCCTACTCTTCGATCCAGGATTTCTGGGGAACGAGTACGGAAACCCTCGGTGAGTCGGGCGAGTTCTGGAAGATCACCGACGTGGTCACCGACGATGTGCGCGCCCAACCGGACGCCGACAACATCTCCAAGGATGCCGACAACCTCAACATCCGCGCCAGCGACAAACCTTTCGCAGCCATCTACACACAGCTGTACGAAGGCATCTATCGCGCCAACACGGTGCTGGAACACATCGACCTGGAGAACGATCTGACGGCCGACGAGAAGAAACTCTATACCAGCGAAGCAAAATTCCTGCGGGCCTTCTTTCACTTTGAAGCGTTAAAACTTTTCGGCACACCGCCCATCGTGACCAAAACGTTCAAGGACCTCACACAACTCTCGGTGCCTAATGCCACCAAGGATCAGCTGTTTGCACAGATCCTCGGCGATTTCAACGATGCGTTTGCCAACCTTCCCGAGGTATGGGGCGACGAGAACACGGGCCGTGCCACCAAGTGGGCTGCCATGGCCTACATCGGCAAAGTGAACATTTGGAAAGGCGATATGCCGGCCGCGATCACCGCGTTTGAAGATGTGATCAACAACGGCGTAGGCCATGCCGGTAAATACGGACTGATCGACACCGACGATCCTGCCAAAGACCTGGAAGATGTTTTTGCGTTCGACAACGAGAACAACAAAGAATCGATCTTCGAAGTACAATTTGGCGGACCACACTCCGACGACAACGTTTGGGTGTTTGATGATACCCACTCGGAAAGTTTCAAAGCATCGCAAGGAACAGGCCGTTCGATGTATTGGGATGCCGGGAACTACACCGCCGCGGAAACCGCTCCCGGTGGAAAGAACGGATGGTGGGTGCCCACGCAAGACCTGGTGGACCAATTTGAAACCGGCGACGCACGACTCAATGCCTTCATCTACCAGGACGGTGACACCTATTACATCTGGAACAGTGGTGTGGAATCGCTTCCTTACGATCCGCAATGGTCGGAGACGGGCTATGTGGTGAAAAAATATGCCGGCCAACGCAACTCCGTGGGTGGAGATTTCTCGGGCAACAACCAGGGTAACTTCAACAACGAGCGCACGTTCCGCTTTGCCGAATTGAAGCTGCTCTATGCTGAAGCCTTGCTGGCCCAAGGCCGTGCAGCAGAAGCCACCACCCAGATCAACGACATCCGTGACCGCGCAGGGCTTGCACCCCTAGGTGGCGTGGCAACACTGGCGGACCTGCAACACGAGAAACGCGTGGAGCTTTGCTTTGAAGGACATCGCTGGTATGACCTCGTACGCTGGGGCCTCGGTCCCACGATCTTCCCTACCGATTGGGACGACAAGTATGTTGTCTATCCTTTCCCGCAAAGCGAAATTGACCGTACCCGGGGAACTGCAGGCGAGATCAAGCAAAATCCCAACTACTAG
- a CDS encoding NADPH-dependent F420 reductase → MNSKKIGILGSGEVAQSLAEGFLKHGFQVTLGTRDPKKLADFKSEHAAVKVESFEEAARFGELIVLAVKGTGAEPLVKSVAQALSGKTVLDTTNPIADAPPVNGVLKCFTTLDESLMERLQRLAPAANFVKAFNSVGNTLMVNPVLPGGKPSMFIAGNSEAAKKEAKEILDLFGWETVDMGAIEGTRAIEPLCVLWCIPGFLRNEWSHAFKLVKA, encoded by the coding sequence ATGAACTCAAAAAAAATCGGCATCCTCGGCTCTGGCGAAGTGGCGCAGTCGCTTGCGGAAGGATTTCTGAAACACGGATTTCAAGTTACGCTGGGTACACGCGACCCGAAAAAACTTGCAGATTTTAAAAGCGAGCACGCTGCCGTCAAAGTGGAGAGCTTTGAAGAGGCGGCCAGGTTTGGGGAGTTGATCGTGTTGGCCGTGAAAGGTACCGGCGCCGAACCGTTGGTGAAATCTGTGGCGCAGGCACTGAGTGGCAAAACCGTGCTGGACACCACCAACCCCATCGCTGACGCTCCTCCTGTGAACGGCGTCTTGAAATGCTTCACTACCCTGGATGAGTCGCTGATGGAGCGGTTGCAAAGACTCGCGCCGGCAGCAAACTTTGTGAAAGCCTTCAATAGTGTGGGTAATACGTTGATGGTGAATCCTGTTTTGCCGGGTGGCAAGCCTTCTATGTTCATTGCTGGGAATAGTGAAGCTGCAAAGAAGGAAGCCAAAGAGATCCTGGACCTGTTTGGCTGGGAGACGGTGGATATGGGTGCCATTGAAGGCACGCGGGCGATTGAACCGTTGTGTGTGTTGTGGTGCATTCCGGGATTCTTGCGGAATGAGTGGTCGCATGCTTTTAAGTTGGTGAAGGCTTGA
- a CDS encoding acyltransferase family protein, with translation MTLPQTPSRLLSLDFMRGLIMIFLMGESIGLYEHLFEATEGTALSHVFIQFFHHPWNGLRFWDLIQPGFMFMAGTALAYSLHRQQQQGMAWSESFKKTLKRSAWLFFWGVLDYAVRKEGLAFELWDVLTQLSFTTLVAFLIFRWSMSAQLVFSFGLLLLTEILYRYTNVPNFDQPFTDQHNFGNYVDLLLMNKINDGGWVAINCLPTAAHTIWGAIAGKLLLSDKSEEQKLKWLVTAGVVALVLGFAMDFTITPIIKRIATSSFVLASGGWCLLALALFYWWIDIKGHRNHLQFFTIVGMNSLFIYLFMEIVASRWFNGYISAITNGLMSFVNTPVLLMGFITSLVLFALEWGMCYWLFKKKIFFKV, from the coding sequence ATGACCTTGCCCCAGACACCTTCCCGCTTGCTTTCGCTCGACTTCATGCGCGGTTTGATCATGATTTTCCTCATGGGCGAAAGCATCGGCCTCTATGAACATTTGTTTGAAGCCACCGAGGGCACCGCACTGTCGCACGTGTTTATTCAATTCTTCCACCACCCTTGGAACGGCTTGCGCTTCTGGGACCTCATCCAACCCGGCTTTATGTTCATGGCCGGCACGGCACTGGCCTATTCGTTGCACCGCCAGCAACAACAAGGCATGGCGTGGAGCGAATCGTTCAAAAAGACATTGAAGCGGTCAGCATGGCTCTTCTTCTGGGGCGTCCTGGACTATGCTGTTCGCAAGGAAGGATTGGCGTTCGAGCTTTGGGATGTGCTCACGCAACTCTCGTTCACTACACTAGTGGCATTTTTAATTTTTAGGTGGTCGATGTCGGCACAACTGGTGTTCAGTTTCGGATTGTTGTTGCTGACGGAGATACTCTATCGCTACACCAACGTGCCCAATTTCGACCAACCGTTCACCGACCAACACAACTTCGGCAACTATGTCGACCTCCTGTTGATGAACAAAATAAACGACGGCGGCTGGGTAGCCATCAATTGCTTGCCCACCGCTGCCCACACCATCTGGGGCGCCATCGCCGGAAAATTATTGCTTTCGGACAAATCTGAAGAACAAAAATTGAAATGGCTTGTTACCGCAGGCGTTGTTGCACTCGTGCTGGGATTCGCGATGGACTTCACGATCACCCCCATCATAAAACGCATCGCCACCAGTTCATTCGTGCTCGCCTCCGGCGGATGGTGCCTGCTCGCATTGGCATTGTTCTATTGGTGGATCGACATCAAAGGCCATCGCAACCACCTCCAATTCTTCACCATCGTGGGCATGAACTCCCTCTTCATCTACCTCTTCATGGAAATCGTCGCCAGCCGCTGGTTCAACGGCTACATCAGCGCCATCACCAACGGACTGATGAGCTTCGTAAACACGCCCGTGTTGTTGATGGGATTCATCACGTCGTTGGTGTTGTTTGCGCTGGAGTGGGGGATGTGTTATTGGCTTTTTAAGAAGAAGATATTTTTTAAGGTCTAG
- a CDS encoding SusC/RagA family TonB-linked outer membrane protein: MKHFTPQKWLWLFFMVVATAAFAQEKTITGKVTDADTGDALPGVNIVIKGSSVGTTADADGKYSLAVPGNDAVLVFSFIGFQTIEMPVGTQTVINPSLASDTKALEEVVVVGYGTQRKVDLTGAVGSLRASDIDIGSKPITSPDQLLAGRVAGVQITNRSGDPGAPIDVRIRGVGTAGVNSPLWVIDGVPIVQTSNITVNTSSTTESNPLAGINPADIESIDVLKDASAAAIYGARAANGVIIVTTKRGKDGKATLTYDGYTGAGTPWKKLDVLNTNQYIDMQAQLDPVNRDFSKFKGMPDVNWQDQVFRTSKVQSHNIGVSGGTPNANYFVGVGYMNQQGLELGQGFKRYSIKANTDVKVGDRIKIGESLLLSSVDRMIQSEDAIYAAFNSALNQPFFKVYDPKGPGGYNAETVENRGSAGNSNNYVMRTDPTYSYTTVLSRKVLANVYGELEIIKGLKYRISGGVDYNVGDGNFFQGDVGFNGLPKSSLLVQERPIEMTTNFNNTLTYIKNFGKHDLTVLVGHEETNFRYDKLRLQGNDLFNTAIKFASTGVQVAGANEADHWALRGYLGRINYAFADKYLFTFNIRKDFSSRFAESKRSQAFPSFSAGWRISQENFFPKGGIFDDVKIRAGWGQSGNQFTGTNFPYLTTLQPTIFYVVGTGNQTVVRGPAPINLANPDVKWETGTQFDIGTDIALLSGKVDFTFDYYNKTSNGILLGFPLPYTSGFFLPTDNNIGKMVNRGIEAAVTYNGQVGQMKYSIGGNITTVHNEVLDLGTIPEIIAGVGGASTHRTKVGEAIGSFYGYKTDGIFQNQAEIDAAVPDRISSDRKPGDIRFKDVNGDGQIDANDRTNLGSYIPKFYYGINASARFHNFDFSLLLAGVSGQKVYNQARSQGEDLRSATNFYASTLNHWTGEGTSNSMPRLSLNDDNQNNRYSDRWIESGSFMRIRNIQIGYAIPAVQLKNWTGGLITRFRVYVAAQNLYTFTKYTGFDPEVTRGQSFQKGETPLATGQDGGSSPQPRIVQFGWQVSF; this comes from the coding sequence ATGAAACATTTTACCCCTCAAAAATGGCTTTGGCTATTTTTTATGGTGGTGGCTACCGCTGCGTTTGCGCAGGAAAAAACCATCACTGGAAAAGTTACCGATGCTGACACGGGAGATGCATTACCCGGCGTAAACATTGTTATCAAGGGAAGCTCCGTCGGCACGACAGCCGATGCCGACGGTAAGTATTCGCTTGCAGTACCAGGCAACGATGCCGTGCTCGTCTTCAGCTTCATTGGCTTTCAAACTATTGAAATGCCGGTGGGAACGCAAACGGTGATCAACCCCTCCCTGGCTTCAGACACAAAAGCTTTGGAAGAAGTGGTTGTGGTGGGTTATGGAACCCAACGCAAAGTTGATCTCACCGGTGCGGTGGGATCGCTCCGTGCCTCAGACATTGACATTGGATCCAAACCCATCACCAGTCCCGACCAGCTTTTGGCTGGACGTGTAGCGGGGGTGCAAATCACCAACCGCAGCGGTGACCCCGGCGCCCCGATCGATGTGCGCATCCGCGGTGTGGGCACGGCCGGTGTGAACTCTCCCCTTTGGGTGATCGACGGTGTGCCGATCGTGCAAACGTCTAACATCACCGTAAACACATCCTCCACCACCGAATCGAACCCCTTGGCCGGCATCAACCCCGCCGACATTGAATCCATCGACGTGTTGAAGGATGCATCCGCTGCCGCCATCTATGGTGCGCGCGCTGCCAACGGTGTGATCATCGTTACCACAAAACGCGGTAAGGATGGCAAAGCCACATTAACGTATGATGGCTACACCGGTGCCGGCACGCCCTGGAAAAAACTCGATGTCCTCAACACGAATCAGTATATCGACATGCAGGCGCAACTGGATCCGGTCAATCGCGACTTTAGTAAATTCAAAGGCATGCCCGATGTGAACTGGCAAGACCAGGTGTTCCGCACTTCCAAGGTGCAGAGCCACAACATCGGCGTGAGCGGTGGCACACCCAACGCCAACTATTTTGTGGGCGTGGGCTACATGAATCAACAAGGCCTTGAATTGGGTCAGGGCTTCAAGCGCTACTCAATCAAAGCCAACACGGATGTGAAAGTGGGCGACCGTATTAAGATAGGGGAGTCCTTGCTGTTGAGTTCGGTCGATCGCATGATCCAGTCCGAAGACGCAATCTATGCGGCCTTCAACTCCGCGCTTAACCAACCCTTCTTTAAAGTATACGATCCCAAGGGACCCGGCGGCTACAATGCCGAAACGGTGGAGAATCGGGGTTCGGCAGGTAACAGTAACAACTATGTCATGCGCACCGATCCCACCTACAGCTACACGACGGTGTTGAGCCGTAAGGTGTTGGCCAACGTGTACGGTGAACTCGAGATCATCAAAGGATTGAAATACCGCATCAGCGGTGGTGTGGACTACAACGTGGGCGATGGTAACTTCTTCCAGGGCGATGTGGGCTTCAACGGCTTGCCCAAGTCATCGCTGCTCGTGCAAGAGCGGCCCATCGAAATGACCACGAACTTTAACAACACGCTGACCTATATAAAGAACTTTGGCAAACACGATCTCACCGTGCTGGTAGGTCATGAAGAAACCAACTTCCGCTATGACAAATTGCGTTTGCAAGGTAACGACCTCTTCAACACGGCGATCAAATTCGCATCGACCGGTGTGCAAGTGGCCGGCGCCAATGAAGCGGACCATTGGGCGTTGCGCGGCTATTTGGGACGGATCAACTATGCCTTCGCCGACAAATATCTGTTCACGTTCAACATTCGGAAAGACTTCTCTTCACGTTTTGCAGAGAGCAAGCGTTCACAAGCGTTCCCTTCGTTCTCGGCAGGATGGCGCATCAGCCAGGAAAACTTCTTCCCGAAAGGCGGCATCTTCGACGATGTGAAGATCCGTGCCGGTTGGGGACAATCCGGTAACCAATTCACCGGAACCAACTTCCCGTACCTCACCACCCTGCAACCCACTATATTCTATGTTGTGGGCACCGGAAATCAAACGGTGGTGCGCGGACCGGCCCCCATCAACCTGGCCAACCCCGATGTGAAATGGGAGACCGGTACACAGTTCGATATCGGTACCGACATCGCATTGCTGAGCGGCAAAGTAGATTTCACGTTCGACTACTATAATAAAACATCCAACGGCATCTTGCTGGGATTCCCGCTGCCATACACGTCCGGTTTCTTCCTTCCCACCGACAACAACATCGGCAAGATGGTGAACCGCGGCATCGAAGCGGCGGTGACCTACAATGGTCAAGTGGGCCAAATGAAATATAGCATAGGCGGTAACATCACCACGGTGCACAACGAAGTGCTCGACCTGGGAACCATTCCCGAGATCATCGCCGGTGTAGGTGGAGCTTCCACGCACCGCACGAAGGTGGGCGAGGCCATCGGTAGCTTCTACGGCTACAAGACCGACGGTATTTTTCAAAACCAGGCCGAAATCGACGCGGCTGTGCCCGACCGGATCTCTTCCGATCGCAAACCCGGCGACATCCGTTTCAAGGACGTGAACGGCGACGGCCAGATCGATGCCAACGATCGCACCAACCTGGGCAGCTACATCCCGAAATTTTATTACGGTATCAATGCCTCGGCGCGCTTCCACAACTTCGACTTCTCGTTGCTGCTGGCCGGTGTATCCGGACAAAAGGTATACAACCAGGCAAGATCGCAAGGCGAAGATCTGCGGAGCGCGACCAACTTCTATGCGTCGACATTGAACCACTGGACGGGTGAAGGTACGAGCAACTCCATGCCGCGTCTTTCTTTGAACGACGACAATCAGAACAACCGGTATTCCGATCGTTGGATCGAGAGCGGAAGCTTTATGCGGATCCGTAACATCCAGATCGGCTATGCCATTCCGGCTGTGCAACTGAAGAACTGGACCGGTGGCTTGATCACCCGTTTCCGCGTTTACGTTGCAGCGCAAAACCTGTACACCTTCACGAAGTACACAGGCTTCGATCCGGAAGTGACCCGTGGTCAGAGCTTCCAGAAAGGTGAAACACCGTTGGCTACCGGACAAGACGGTGGTAGCTCACCCCAGCCTCGCATCGTGCAATTCGGATGGCAGGTATCGTTCTAA
- a CDS encoding transposase, whose protein sequence is MSSYRRVIYHIVFATINRQPTISEQHCQELYRYIGGVIAKRNSIPYEINGVGDHIHILSDLNPSISLANFVKEIKIASNAWMKESGKFPLFDGWQEGYSAFTYSLREKSTLVRYVLNQKVHHNTESLEEEYKRLLKEHQIRYDDRYLF, encoded by the coding sequence ATGAGCAGCTACCGTCGCGTAATCTATCACATTGTATTTGCCACGATCAATCGACAACCAACAATTAGTGAACAACATTGTCAAGAGTTGTACCGCTACATTGGCGGAGTAATCGCAAAGAGGAATTCCATACCTTATGAAATCAACGGAGTGGGTGATCATATCCACATTCTGTCGGACCTAAATCCCTCCATTTCACTCGCCAACTTTGTCAAAGAGATAAAAATCGCCAGCAATGCCTGGATGAAAGAGAGTGGCAAGTTTCCGCTCTTTGATGGATGGCAAGAAGGTTATAGTGCTTTCACCTATTCGTTACGCGAAAAATCCACGTTGGTCCGCTATGTTCTAAATCAAAAGGTCCACCACAACACCGAGTCTTTAGAAGAAGAATATAAGCGGCTATTAAAAGAGCATCAAATACGTTACGATGACCGATATTTGTTCTAA